A window of Pomacea canaliculata isolate SZHN2017 linkage group LG3, ASM307304v1, whole genome shotgun sequence contains these coding sequences:
- the LOC112560839 gene encoding uncharacterized protein LOC112560839 isoform X1, which produces MLLWMTIAFCWMTVGLACDCMPHREDNYCNSDVVFRGEAVAEHLGETSEPYPWEIRIYTVNVEEIFWSNSSFVGMTTFNLTTQRSSAMCGVRFSLNTAYVIAASERNGQLVDSSVRRKHGLEQSRHETKKVFHKTPAKPLCLNKRLQPSYCTST; this is translated from the exons ATGTTGCTGTGGATGACCATCGCCTTTTGTTGGATGACAGTCGGCCTGGCGTGTGACTGCATGCCACACAGGGAGGACAACTACTGCAACAGTGATGTCG TGTTTCGCGGTGAAGCTGTCGCTGAACATCTGGGGGAAACAAGCGAGCCCTACCCCTGGGAAATACGGATCTACACTGTTAATGTCGAGGAAATCTTCTGG tcaAACAGCAGTTTTGTTGGAATGACAACTTTCAATCTCACTACTCAACGTAGTAGCGCCATGTGTGGTGTTCGTTTTAGTTTGAACACAGCTTACGTCATTGCTG ccAGCGAAAGGAACGGACAGCTTGTGGACTCATCTGTGCGCAGGAAACACGGACTGGAACAGTCTCGACACGAAACAAAAAAGGTTTTTCACAAGACGCCTGCGAAACCTCTGTGCTTGAACAAACGCCTTCAACCAAGTTATTGCACAAGCACGTGA
- the LOC112560839 gene encoding uncharacterized protein LOC112560839 isoform X2, with translation MLLWMTIAFCWMTVGLACDCMPHREDNYCNSDVVFRGEAVAEHLGETSEPYPWEIRIYTVNVEEIFWPAKGTDSLWTHLCAGNTDWNSLDTKQKRFFTRRLRNLCA, from the exons ATGTTGCTGTGGATGACCATCGCCTTTTGTTGGATGACAGTCGGCCTGGCGTGTGACTGCATGCCACACAGGGAGGACAACTACTGCAACAGTGATGTCG TGTTTCGCGGTGAAGCTGTCGCTGAACATCTGGGGGAAACAAGCGAGCCCTACCCCTGGGAAATACGGATCTACACTGTTAATGTCGAGGAAATCTTCTGG ccAGCGAAAGGAACGGACAGCTTGTGGACTCATCTGTGCGCAGGAAACACGGACTGGAACAGTCTCGACACGAAACAAAAAAGGTTTTTCACAAGACGCCTGCGAAACCTCTGTGCTTGA